In the Bacillus sp. FJAT-42376 genome, CTTCAATCCGTCCGCAAGGCCTGTAATTTTCTTTTCATCCTTAAGCTCCAGTTTTTTTAGCGTTGTCTCGGCTTCTGAAGCTTTGCTGCTTATTTCTTGAGCGAGCTTTTTATCTATCTTCACAACAGCTGTTCCTTCGTCTACTTTTTCGAAGTTAAGCAGTTTGTCATTGACGATGTCATAATTGGCTTTAACATCAGGATTATCCTGAAGCTGTTTGTCCAGGGATTCTAAATCTTCTTTAATAGCCGTCAGCTCGGCTTGAGGATTTTCTTTTATTTCATTATCAATCCCGCTGATCAGGAATGGGTAATTGTCCAAATATCTGGAGAGATCGATTTCATAGCCTAAATGAGTTTCCGATTTTGAAGGATCACTGAGTTTCAGGTCAAACATACTGAAATAAAATGATTGCAATACAGGCCAGATCGCAATGACTAGAATGAGAATCAAAGACGGCGCTATTAGTGAGTAGGCCATGAGCCGTTCGGGATTCTTTTTCTTTTTGGGCTTCGCATCTTTCGGTACATGGGCAGAAGTCGACGTTTTCGTTTCCATTTTCTCACTCCCTTAATTTAAATCAGGCGGCCGCATAGCCATGAAAAGGCGCCCGGCCCTTTGAAAGGGCCAGTGCGCTCTCAAATATGCAATGAACTTATTTGATTTGAGCTTTCATTTCTTTTTCCATTTCCTGAACCGCTTCTTCAACTGTCATAGAGCCGGCGATTGCTTTGGAAACATTGATTTGAATGATTTCAGAAATTTCCTGATAGTTTGCAGCAACCGGACGAGGCACGGCAGCCATCAGACCTTCCTGGAAGTTTTTATCTGCAAATGTTGGATTGGCTTCAAGGACTTCTTTGTCTTCAAATAGTTTGTTGATGGTTGGCGCATGTCCGCCATGGATCGCATCGATTTTCTGTCCTTCTTCACCTGCCATAAATTTAAGGAATTCCCATGCTTCTTTCGGATGCTCCGTATTTTTATTGATTCCAGCCTGCCAGCCTCCAAGTGTAGCTGCAGAACCTTTATCTCCGGCAGGAAGCGGAGCAATCGCTACTTTTCCTGCAACTTTTGATTTTTCCTTGTCATTGGCACTCGCGAATTCATAAGGCCAGTTGCGAAGGAAAGCCGTCTGTCCTTCAATAAATGCCTGATCTGATTCAATTTCAGTGAATGTCGTAACATTCTCCGGTACGAATCCGGATTTCGCTACCTCGACCATTTTCTTAAGACCTTTGATGGTTTCAGGGCTGTTTACCACGACTTCATTCTTCTCATTGATAAATTTACCGCCATAAGCAGCAACAAACTCGATAGCGTTGCACACAAGTCCTTCATATTGCTTTGCCTGCATAACGTAACCGAATTTCGTTCCGCCCTGGCCTTTTTTCGCATTTGCCTGTTTGATCAAGTCATCCCACGTTTTAGGGACTTCATCTTCTTTCACTAAGTCCGTACGGTAGAATAGAAGGCCGGCATCAACGAATTTCGGAAGAGCCCATTGCTTTCCGTTAAATTGGGAAGCTGCCAGTGCCCCCTCGTTGTACTCGCTCAAGTCTACCTTGTCCTGCTGAATATAGCGGTCAAGCGGAAGGACGTAATCTGCCTGTGCAAATTCAGCAGGCCATACAACGTCCATATCGAATACATCAATTTCAGTAGAGTTTGCATTGAATGCGGTTACATACGCATCATGCTGAGCTCCTGTATCGGCTGGCATTTCACGGAATTCAACATCAATGTTCGGGTATTTTTCTTCAAAGGCTTTTACCATTTCAGATGTACCCTTTGTTACATCCTTACCGCGGGCGTATGTAAGGGTTACCTTTTCACCCTTGCTGCCTTCTTTTTCCTTGGAATCTGTGTCGCCGGAAGACTGGTTAGAAGAACAACCGGCCAGCGCTAAAGATAGAGATAGAGCGGTAACAGCTGCAAAACGCGTCTTTTTCATTTTCATGATCCATTCCCCTTTGGTTTTATTGTTTTTGTAAACCCTTACATTATTGCGCATTCAAGTAGAAAATCGTTCTATGATTTCCAGTTTCAAAGGCTCCTTGGGCATGGCGGGTGCATGCTCTTCAGAGAGAACAAGGTTAAGCATAAGTTTCATTGCCCGTTCACCGATCTCATGAGCCGGCTGACGGATTGTTGTCAGCTGAGGAAGCGTCATTTCAGCGATTGGCTGGTCATCAAATCCGATGACGGCGAGATCGTCCGGTATGTTTAACCCGATATGCCTTGCTTCATAAACGATTCCGGCAGCTACCTGGTCGCTGCCTGTAAAAATAGCGGTGGGACGGTCCTTCATCGCTGCAATCCGTCTCAAAACTTCTTTTCCATCATGATAATCCGCCGCAATCCGGAATGCATACTCTTCTGTTACCCGCAGTCCCGCTTCCTTCATGGCCAGTTTATAGCCTGCCTCCCTTGCTTTTGAAATAAAGCTCCGGAAGCGCCCCTGGCAAAAAGCGATTTTTTTGTGGCCTTTGTCAATCAGGTGCCTTGTTCCTATGTACCCTCCATACACCTGATCGAGGCGGACATTCGGCGTGTTTGATGCGTGATCATACTCATTGCACATCACGACAGGCCCGTATGACATATAATCCTGCACAATCTTCGAGTCGTTCTCAATAGAAGTAAGAATGATTCCATCTACCTGTTTGGATTTTACTAAGTTAAAAAACTGTCTTTCTGTGTTTCTGTCATACCTGGTCTGGCACACGAGCAAACGGAAACCATTTTCAGTAGCGACTGTATCAATTCCCTCCAGCAAGTATGAAAAAAACGGGTTCGTAAGCATTGGAATAAATACAGCAATGGTATCTGTTTTCTGGCTTCTCAGTGTTTGAGCAGATGAGTTAGGATAGTAATTGAGCTTCTTCATCGCTTCTTCTACTAATCTCTTCTTTTCTTCAGAAACGTAGGGATAGTTATTCATCACCCTTGAAACAGTTGACCGCGACAAACCTGCCAGATTTGCAACATCTGTAATAGTCGCCAAGCAAGTTCCCCCTTATCCATTCCCCCCCTGTTTATGAAATCGATTTTTGAAATCGTTTTCAAAATGATTTTATACGATACAGGAAAAAATTACAACACCCATTAAGAGATTTTTTCTAATATTACAATAAATCGAGCTTTCCCGGCTCTTTTCTTGAAACGAAATGAAAAACGGCTGTCTGAAAAGTTCTGAAGAGAGAAAATGATTGATACGAAAACCCCCTGAGCGCTATGTTTATGAGCATCCAGGGGGTTAGTTTTTAAAACGGAGTTACTGACAGCCCTCTTTGCCTGTCAGACTGCATTGGACTGCTTGACGAGCGCAAATTTTTCCCATTTCCGGCTCTTCCAGCGGAAAAACATAATGACGGCACGTGTCCACTCATCTGCGGCGATGGCTATCCAGATTCCTGCGAGACCCATATCCAGCTGAAATACTAAGAGATAGCCGAGCGGCACACTCATGCCGACCATTGAAATCATCCCCATCCAGACAGGGAATTGTGCATCACCGGCTGCTCTGAGTGAATTGATTAACACAATGTTCATCGTTCTTCCCGTTTCCAGCAGAATACTTAGCAGCAGCACGTTTGCGCCGAGTTCAATGACTTCCCGGTTATCCGTAAACATTTCCATTAGCGGATAACGGAGCAAAATAATGACCCCGACCATAAAAAGAGTGACGGCACTCGCCCATTTTAAACTTCTCCACACCTGACTATAAGCGGTTTGCTTATGTCCTCCGCCTACGTAGCGCCCGACCATGATCGCTGTTCCCATTCCGATTGCAATGGCAAAGAGAAAAATAAACATGGATAAATTGGAAGCATATTGTCTTGCAGCAAGCGAAGCGGAACCGAGGAAGGTTGCATAAAAAAGGAAAACAATCTGGCAGGCCTGATACATCACTTGCTCGAAAGCAGATGGTATGCCGATTTTTAATATTTTCCCTGCGTACTCCTTCGAAAAATTTAAGTAGTCCCGGAACCTAATCCGTACCTCCATAATCCGATACAGGAGCCAGAAAAAGACGATTAAGGCAGCGAACCGGCTGACAATCGAGGAAATAGCCGCACCCTGAACGCCAAGCTCAGGAAATCCGAATTTCCCAAAAATCAGCAGATAGTTTCCTGCAATATGAACAATGTTCATTCCCAGGGATACAAACATCGCCTCTTTCGTAAATCCATGAACGCGAATAATGGCAGCAAGAGAATTTATAATGGCTTGAAGAAAAATCGCACCGCCCACAATGTTTAGATAACCTTGTGCATTTGACAGAACCTCGCCCTGCAGGTTTAGAGATTGAAGCATCTGGCTGCTGAAAAGCAAAAAGCTTGCACTGATCACAAGACCGGCAGCCAAGTTCAGTACAACAGCGAGCGCAGATATTCTCGCTGCCTCCTGCAGCCGTTTCGATCCGAGATATTGTGCTACAACAATAGAAGCCCCGTTCCCGATTACTTCTAAAACAAGAATCGCTATATGCAGGAACTGATTGGCTGCTCCCACGCCGGATACCGCATCATCCGAAATGGCACTCAGCATAAACGTATCGGCAATGCCCATAAGCATAAATAAAAAGACTTCCAGGAAAATCGGCCATGTGAGGAGGAACAGACTTAATTCCTTTGCCGGCTTGCTTTCGGCCGTTAATGGTTGTGGCTGAGCCATGATGCACCTTCTTTCTGTATGGCAAATTTAAACAAAGAGTATCGTATCACAGTTCCACTTTCACCGGCACTTCTTTTTTACGAATTTACAATTTTGATACAAAAGACCATTTTTCAATTGAACCGTTTGACAAGCATGAGGCCGAGTGTTAAGTCCGTATGGCGGGAATAAGAAAGAGCCATTTTGAACGAGGTCTCAATGGCAGTTTAAATATATCTGTGATTTTTTTAATCCATACACTCAGACAGAACGGAAAAAAGCGGAACCCAACTTCCACGGATTCCGCTCCAGCTTCTTATCTGAATACATCCTTAATCAGCTTGTCAATTCCAGCAAACACAGAGGATTCCTTTACACCTGTGCCGCCTTTATGCTTTTTCTTTTCACCATTCAATTGATTCACGGATACCGTTCCGCTCACTTCGTGTCCAGCAAGAACAAGCGGACGATTCGTCGGGCTTGCTTCGGCAGGTATGAAATCCAATCCTTCCGGTGATACGTCTCCAGCAATATCCTCTTCAAAGCTGCGGGTGTTCAGGTAATTTGCAAACTTGGCTTTTTTCGGTTTTGAAAGATCATACGTCATGATGCCTCCGATACGCTCAAGTCCAATGAATGCATAAACTTTGCCATCAGTTTTGCCGATTTTTACTTCCTCCGGTTCAGGACCTTTCTTTACGCTGCGTTTGTCCAATTCGATGTCATCATTCGATCCGTTAAAGTTTTCAGGGAACCGTTCCGCCGTTATTTTTTCAAATTCGCTGCCGCTGTCATACACAAGCTCCATTGTGTCAGCATTCCAGATGGAGAATGAACGGCCGCCTAGTGTATAAATCGCATCGTTCCCTCTGTCTGTCAGCACTTCCAGCTTGTCATATGCAGGATTGTTTTTCATTTCCTCAAGCTTTTCTTTTGCTTCTTTTTTGGACATCCCCTTGAACAGGCTGCTTTCTAAAGAGATATCGTTCTTCACGTCTTTAAAGTCCTTCACATTTTCGAATTCTTCCCACTCTGTCGCGTCGCCTTCATTTCCCGTGATCAAATAGCTTGTCCCGTCAATCGTTACCTGAGATATGGAATCGGGCATATAAGATCCGAGAATCGGGAGGTTTTCCATTTTAATTTTCCCGTCTTTCGCAGCATCCAGCTCATTTCCTTTTACTGAATGGTCCTTGTACCCAAGGAATTTAACAGAAAGGATCTTCCCTTTCTTTACATCAACCGTTGCGATGGCGTTGTTTTCCTGAAGCGTTACGTATGCCTTGCTGCCATCATCGGAAAGAGCCATATACTCAGGTTCAAGGTCGGCCGCTGCTCCGCCTTTTTTGTTGCGGATGTGGACGTCTTGGTCAATGACCTTTTGATCATCGAATTTCACGTGTTTCGTTTTTCCTGTTTTGAAATCCACAACCGTAACCGAGCCTTCCGGATCTGTTCCTTTTTCAAGACCTGCTCTTGGTTCACCTTCATCCGCAGTCAAAATGGATGAGCCATCCTTGCTCATTTTAATCATGTCAGGCTGTACCCCTGCATCGAACGTTTTTAAAATTCTGCCGCTGTAATCCATGACAACAATTTTGCCCGCTTTGGCATAGTCCTTTTCCTGTACGGCTGCCACTACAACCTTTTTCTCTGCATTGACGTCAACACTTGTGATATCTCCGTATGCAAATGAATCCGAGTTCACTGCTTTCCCGACATCAATGGACGCTTCCTTGGAAAGCTCCTGCGCGCCATTCGCTTTCAGTCCTTTAAGGCTGACAATATCAATTGTTTGGGTTTTTCCGTTTATTAAGTAGAACTTTTGATTATCCGGATTGTATTTGATAATTTCTGCAACTCCGCCTTCTTCACTCGTTGCTCCTGTGCTGTATCCTGCAATTTTAGAAAGGTCAATTTTCGGGTTCAATTTATGTGAACTTTCTGCCCCTGCCGTAAAAGACGGAATGAGCAAGGCTCCTGTCATAAAGGCTGCTGTAATTGGTTTGGCAAATTTCAACTCAAACTCCCCCTTCAGATTCGGTGACTCTATGTAAAATAGTGTAAGGAAGAAATATGGATGTTCATATACAGACAAGTTAAGGTTATGTAAAGGAAAGATGACATACATAAAAAAGGATGCCGTGGAAAGGCATCCCAATTCTTTGATTTACTACTTTATTAAATATGGATGCTGATTGCAGCTGGCAGGAATCAAAAGCTGTAAAAATCAATACTCGCTTTTCACAGAGCCTGATTTATATATCTTCTGGCACCGGCAAATTCCTCAGCATACCCTTTTGTCGTAACCGGGATGATTTCCACTGTTCTCTCGGAGTTCGGAGAGTGAATCATCATCCCGTTTCCTGCATACATGGACACATGATGTACTTTACCTTTTCCTTGATCATATGCGTAAAACATTAAATCCCCAGGCTGCAGCTCCTCTGCTTTCACCGGAATTCCCGACCGTGCCTGAACGGAAGAATCGCGGGGGATGGAAATTCCATGCGCCTGATGCAGAGTAAACGTAAATCCGGAGCAGTCAAATCCAAAACCGCTCATGCCAGCCCATAAATAAGGAAGCCCTAAAAACATTTTTCCCGTGTTAACGAGGTCCGCACCCGTTGGCTTGGGCATATCTTTCTCGGAAGAATAGGCGGACGCATCGTCCTTGCTGATCCATGCTTTTTTCCCATCAGGAGTCATCACCCTGTAAGCCTTTTTTGTCTCTTTTAAAAAGGGAAGCCGTGTATTATAGCTGATTTCAAGCTTTTGCTTTCCTTTTAAATAAGCAGTCGGTTTTGTGACAAGCACGAACGGCTTATCCTCGTGATATGCAAACGCACGGCTGTAAGTCAGCTGTTTAGCCGGCATCCATCCGGGATAGCCAAGTTCATTTCTTGGTGTAGACTGACCTTTAACAGCCACCTTCACCCAATCTCCTTTTCTCTCTAAAATGGTTACTTTATTCCCATACAAGGCTTGAGTTTCAAGCATTCCGTCATCAGAAAGCTGGAGTTTGTCGGCAAGCGTCATGGAACTGGTCCACTTCCTCATATCAACAGGATAAAGAGCGGATGGCAGATCCACCTCTCTCAATATGTCCGGCTCCGTCCAAAGGGTAGCAGCCGATACATTGACATACGCCGTTTCCCCCTCCGAGGCGTTTACAGGAATCTGAAAGAACGAGACTGAGAGAATGACAGTGAAAATCATCAATAAGAGACGTTTCATTATTCATATCACTCCTTTTTTTATTGTGAAAGAGAAACCGTCTGTACTCCAAGTCCGGGAGAATCAAACAGCTCTACTTTTCTTCCTTCATACCGGAGCCCTTTCGGCCGCTCGTCCAGCCAGAGCGGAGCATCCAGGTCAAAGTAGTGCACATTTGGATGAGCAGCCGCAAAATGGGCTGCTGCACTGACAGATAAAGAGGATTCCATCATACTTCCAATCATACAGGGTATGCCATTCACTTCTGCAAGACTCGCAATCTTCCATGCTTCATTAATTCCGCCGCATTTCATCAGCTTAATATTCAGCATATCTGCATATTTTCCAGCCGTGAGATGTACGGCATCCCTCGCAGAAAAGAGACTTTCATCCGCCATAATAGGCACCTGGACACGGTCTGTCACAAATTTAAGTCCATCCCAGTCACTCGCTTTTACCGGCTGCTCGATAAACTCAATGCCCCAATCCATTTCTTCCATTCTTCTGATCAAGGATACGGCCTGTTTTGGATTCCACCCCTGGTTTGCATCCAGACGAAGGCGGGTTTCTTTTGGAATGACCGAACGTATTGCTTCTATCCGTTTAAAATCCAGCTCCGGGTCATTTCCAACCTTCACCTTCAGAACTTCAAACGTTTTATCCGCAGCCTGTTTAGAGTCCAAGGCCATTTTCTCCGGATGATCGACACTGATGGTCATACATGTGTCCATCTGTTTCTTCCCGCCAAGGAGACCCCAAAGCGGCACGTCCAGCTCCTGGCTATAAGCGTCATACAGAGCAATATCGGCGGCTGCCTTTGCGCTGGAATTTCCGATACAGGCCGCTTGAATCCTGCCGAGCGCTTCTTGAAAATTCAGCAGACTGATGCCGATTAATGCATCTTTTATCGGCCCTTTTAACGCAGCTTCTATACTTTCAGCAGACTCCCCTGTAATCACATACGTTGGTGCTGCGGATCCTCTGCCGGTTACTCCGGTGTCCAGCATAATAACAACGTCCACACTTTCAATTTCCGTTACCGTCCGGAGTGCCGTTTTAAAGGGAGCGAGGAGCGGTATTCTTCTTTTTGTAACGGTTATGTTCTGAACATACATAGAAACATCCCTTTCTTTTTACAATACCGATAAAACTTTTGCGATGATCATCCCGAAATAAGTACCTAAAAATGAACCCATCAAGGCCATAATGACACCGACTGGAATAAGCGCACGGCTATAGGCTGCTGCCAGCATAGGGGCAGATGCCATTCCTCCGATGTTTGCAAGACTTGCGACTCCAAGGGTGAACAGGTCATAGCGAAACAGTTTTCCAAGCAAGATCATAACAGCGAGATGGACGGCCATAATTGCAAATCCGGATAGGAGATAGATTGGTGCCTGAGCAATATTTGAAAAGTCAGAGTGTGAAGCAATCATAGCGATGATGATGTAAAGCATGACGTTGGAAAGGTCAAGAGCTCCAGGAATTTTGGATGCAGGGGTTAAGGCAAACAGCAAGCCTGCAACAGAAGCGATCATAATCGTCCAGCTTGTAGCATTGATGACATCTCCTACCACAGGAAGGTTATTGCCTGCGAAGGTTGATAGCGATGAAACGAGAAGTCCGATTCCCAATAGATAGAGCATGTGCTCAAACTTAACGGATTTTTCTCCTTCTTCTGAGGCGGCAGCCGTTTCTTCCAGCCCCTTTTGAAGGAAACCGGCATCTGCTTTTGTCCATTTATTGAATTTGCCGGCGAAAGGGACAAGCCAGAACATGAGCATGACCCAGACCGCATAGTTGATTGTGTCCATCATTAAGGCGTAGCCGAAAATATTTTCCGGAACTTCCAAAATCCCCTGAAGGGCCACCATATTGGCAGATCCGCCTGTCCAGCTGCCTGCAAGGGCTCCGAATGCCTTCCAAGTATCTTCAACATAAAATGACTGCAAAAGAACATATACGAGAACGAAGCCTGCTGCAATACTCAGCACCGCAGCAAAGAATCCTCCCAGCATACGTGGGCCAAGCCGGATGACACTCCGAATATCACATTTTAATAACATGAGGAACAGCATAGCGGGCAAGAGTGCACCGCGCAGATGATCATAAGCAGCGCCAGTGGAGTCATTAGCAGCGAACAGACCAAATGTCTGCATTAGCGCAGCACCTATATAAATCAAAACAATT is a window encoding:
- a CDS encoding ABC transporter substrate-binding protein; this translates as MKMKKTRFAAVTALSLSLALAGCSSNQSSGDTDSKEKEGSKGEKVTLTYARGKDVTKGTSEMVKAFEEKYPNIDVEFREMPADTGAQHDAYVTAFNANSTEIDVFDMDVVWPAEFAQADYVLPLDRYIQQDKVDLSEYNEGALAASQFNGKQWALPKFVDAGLLFYRTDLVKEDEVPKTWDDLIKQANAKKGQGGTKFGYVMQAKQYEGLVCNAIEFVAAYGGKFINEKNEVVVNSPETIKGLKKMVEVAKSGFVPENVTTFTEIESDQAFIEGQTAFLRNWPYEFASANDKEKSKVAGKVAIAPLPAGDKGSAATLGGWQAGINKNTEHPKEAWEFLKFMAGEEGQKIDAIHGGHAPTINKLFEDKEVLEANPTFADKNFQEGLMAAVPRPVAANYQEISEIIQINVSKAIAGSMTVEEAVQEMEKEMKAQIK
- a CDS encoding LacI family DNA-binding transcriptional regulator, translating into MATITDVANLAGLSRSTVSRVMNNYPYVSEEKKRLVEEAMKKLNYYPNSSAQTLRSQKTDTIAVFIPMLTNPFFSYLLEGIDTVATENGFRLLVCQTRYDRNTERQFFNLVKSKQVDGIILTSIENDSKIVQDYMSYGPVVMCNEYDHASNTPNVRLDQVYGGYIGTRHLIDKGHKKIAFCQGRFRSFISKAREAGYKLAMKEAGLRVTEEYAFRIAADYHDGKEVLRRIAAMKDRPTAIFTGSDQVAAGIVYEARHIGLNIPDDLAVIGFDDQPIAEMTLPQLTTIRQPAHEIGERAMKLMLNLVLSEEHAPAMPKEPLKLEIIERFST
- a CDS encoding MATE family efflux transporter; its protein translation is MAQPQPLTAESKPAKELSLFLLTWPIFLEVFLFMLMGIADTFMLSAISDDAVSGVGAANQFLHIAILVLEVIGNGASIVVAQYLGSKRLQEAARISALAVVLNLAAGLVISASFLLFSSQMLQSLNLQGEVLSNAQGYLNIVGGAIFLQAIINSLAAIIRVHGFTKEAMFVSLGMNIVHIAGNYLLIFGKFGFPELGVQGAAISSIVSRFAALIVFFWLLYRIMEVRIRFRDYLNFSKEYAGKILKIGIPSAFEQVMYQACQIVFLFYATFLGSASLAARQYASNLSMFIFLFAIAIGMGTAIMVGRYVGGGHKQTAYSQVWRSLKWASAVTLFMVGVIILLRYPLMEMFTDNREVIELGANVLLLSILLETGRTMNIVLINSLRAAGDAQFPVWMGMISMVGMSVPLGYLLVFQLDMGLAGIWIAIAADEWTRAVIMFFRWKSRKWEKFALVKQSNAV
- a CDS encoding choice-of-anchor I family protein, whose product is MKFAKPITAAFMTGALLIPSFTAGAESSHKLNPKIDLSKIAGYSTGATSEEGGVAEIIKYNPDNQKFYLINGKTQTIDIVSLKGLKANGAQELSKEASIDVGKAVNSDSFAYGDITSVDVNAEKKVVVAAVQEKDYAKAGKIVVMDYSGRILKTFDAGVQPDMIKMSKDGSSILTADEGEPRAGLEKGTDPEGSVTVVDFKTGKTKHVKFDDQKVIDQDVHIRNKKGGAAADLEPEYMALSDDGSKAYVTLQENNAIATVDVKKGKILSVKFLGYKDHSVKGNELDAAKDGKIKMENLPILGSYMPDSISQVTIDGTSYLITGNEGDATEWEEFENVKDFKDVKNDISLESSLFKGMSKKEAKEKLEEMKNNPAYDKLEVLTDRGNDAIYTLGGRSFSIWNADTMELVYDSGSEFEKITAERFPENFNGSNDDIELDKRSVKKGPEPEEVKIGKTDGKVYAFIGLERIGGIMTYDLSKPKKAKFANYLNTRSFEEDIAGDVSPEGLDFIPAEASPTNRPLVLAGHEVSGTVSVNQLNGEKKKHKGGTGVKESSVFAGIDKLIKDVFR
- a CDS encoding C40 family peptidase, which gives rise to MKRLLLMIFTVILSVSFFQIPVNASEGETAYVNVSAATLWTEPDILREVDLPSALYPVDMRKWTSSMTLADKLQLSDDGMLETQALYGNKVTILERKGDWVKVAVKGQSTPRNELGYPGWMPAKQLTYSRAFAYHEDKPFVLVTKPTAYLKGKQKLEISYNTRLPFLKETKKAYRVMTPDGKKAWISKDDASAYSSEKDMPKPTGADLVNTGKMFLGLPYLWAGMSGFGFDCSGFTFTLHQAHGISIPRDSSVQARSGIPVKAEELQPGDLMFYAYDQGKGKVHHVSMYAGNGMMIHSPNSERTVEIIPVTTKGYAEEFAGARRYINQAL
- a CDS encoding dipeptide epimerase; the protein is MYVQNITVTKRRIPLLAPFKTALRTVTEIESVDVVIMLDTGVTGRGSAAPTYVITGESAESIEAALKGPIKDALIGISLLNFQEALGRIQAACIGNSSAKAAADIALYDAYSQELDVPLWGLLGGKKQMDTCMTISVDHPEKMALDSKQAADKTFEVLKVKVGNDPELDFKRIEAIRSVIPKETRLRLDANQGWNPKQAVSLIRRMEEMDWGIEFIEQPVKASDWDGLKFVTDRVQVPIMADESLFSARDAVHLTAGKYADMLNIKLMKCGGINEAWKIASLAEVNGIPCMIGSMMESSLSVSAAAHFAAAHPNVHYFDLDAPLWLDERPKGLRYEGRKVELFDSPGLGVQTVSLSQ
- a CDS encoding DUF819 family protein; the encoded protein is MIQDGFMYVSVLTAFAALMVGFERKFKHLKFFKFIPGIVLIYIGAALMQTFGLFAANDSTGAAYDHLRGALLPAMLFLMLLKCDIRSVIRLGPRMLGGFFAAVLSIAAGFVLVYVLLQSFYVEDTWKAFGALAGSWTGGSANMVALQGILEVPENIFGYALMMDTINYAVWVMLMFWLVPFAGKFNKWTKADAGFLQKGLEETAAASEEGEKSVKFEHMLYLLGIGLLVSSLSTFAGNNLPVVGDVINATSWTIMIASVAGLLFALTPASKIPGALDLSNVMLYIIIAMIASHSDFSNIAQAPIYLLSGFAIMAVHLAVMILLGKLFRYDLFTLGVASLANIGGMASAPMLAAAYSRALIPVGVIMALMGSFLGTYFGMIIAKVLSVL